The following are from one region of the Prevotella communis genome:
- the xseB gene encoding exodeoxyribonuclease VII small subunit has protein sequence MTYEESLKQLEDIVRQMEAGSYSIDQLADKLTLAQQLITQCKEKLYKTDSEIKKILEKR, from the coding sequence ATGACCTACGAAGAATCACTGAAACAACTGGAGGATATCGTCCGACAGATGGAAGCCGGCAGCTATAGCATCGACCAACTGGCCGATAAACTGACGTTGGCACAACAACTCATTACACAATGTAAAGAGAAATTATACAAAACAGATTCAGAAATCAAGAAAATTTTAGAAAAAAGATAG
- a CDS encoding sugar 3,4-ketoisomerase, translating to MQNLEIRLIDLPKIVDPRGNLTVAEGNDKVPFDIKRAYWVYDVPAGESRGGHAHKRLKQLIVALSGSFHVTLDNGFERKTVLLNHPWQGLLIDTNVWRTLDDFSSGAVCMVLASEHYEEEDYIYDYDEFLAYVHHHVMTK from the coding sequence ATGCAAAACTTAGAGATTAGACTGATTGACTTACCCAAGATTGTTGATCCCCGGGGCAACCTCACCGTTGCCGAGGGGAACGACAAGGTGCCGTTTGATATCAAACGGGCCTATTGGGTCTATGATGTCCCCGCTGGCGAAAGTCGTGGTGGGCATGCTCATAAGCGACTCAAACAGTTGATCGTGGCATTAAGCGGTTCTTTTCATGTCACCCTCGATAATGGTTTTGAACGAAAGACAGTCCTTTTGAACCATCCTTGGCAAGGTTTGCTGATTGATACGAATGTGTGGCGTACGCTCGATGATTTTTCGTCGGGAGCAGTTTGTATGGTTCTTGCTTCCGAGCATTATGAGGAAGAGGACTATATCTATGATTATGATGAATTCCTGGCGTATGTCCATCATCATGTTATGACGAAATAG
- a CDS encoding CD225/dispanin family protein translates to MEYNNQENTFVPQPNDYKVWSIVNLVVSILFCCSCTGIVSLVLSIIALMKSNDVNKYNMMGESSAILAQDASKTAKTLNIISSILLAIGFITSIIYMLIYGITGIAEAMQH, encoded by the coding sequence ATGGAATACAACAATCAAGAAAATACATTTGTACCACAGCCCAACGACTACAAGGTTTGGTCTATAGTAAACTTAGTGGTATCTATCCTCTTTTGCTGTTCATGTACGGGTATTGTCAGTCTTGTGTTGTCAATTATCGCCCTCATGAAGTCAAATGACGTCAACAAATACAACATGATGGGCGAATCATCTGCCATATTAGCACAGGATGCCTCTAAGACAGCTAAGACGCTGAATATCATCAGTTCTATTCTGTTGGCAATAGGCTTCATCACAAGCATTATTTACATGCTTATTTATGGCATAACAGGCATTGCCGAGGCCATGCAGCATTAA
- a CDS encoding GNAT family N-acetyltransferase, translating to MFDIIRYTPDKADIWNRFVAEAKNGTFLFDRNYMDYHSDRFNDHSLMFYEKNRLLAVLPGHISGDGYFTHKGLTYGGLLMSLQLSVVQTIELFKQLNDYLRSIGIKRVYYKCIPWIYHRFPAEEDLYALYHVCKARMVARDYSTNIFLRAGLRWERVRRRGVVRAQKAGLTVRRSDHYADFWKVLSDNLGNKYGIKPVHSLQEIELLRSRFPENIILYEAVKDGQVIAGVVLYLSSQVVHAQYSSATPEGKSLGAIDLIYEQIMLHDYVNYPYFDFGRSTENPDGSGLNESLAFQKEGFGGRGLCYDIYEYDL from the coding sequence ATGTTTGATATTATCCGATACACTCCTGATAAGGCCGATATATGGAACCGTTTCGTAGCAGAAGCTAAGAACGGAACGTTCCTTTTCGACCGTAACTATATGGATTACCATAGTGACCGCTTCAATGACCATTCTCTGATGTTCTATGAGAAAAACAGATTGCTGGCAGTTCTTCCTGGACATATCAGCGGTGATGGTTATTTCACTCATAAAGGGTTGACTTATGGTGGACTTCTGATGAGTCTCCAACTGTCAGTAGTCCAAACTATTGAACTCTTTAAGCAGTTGAACGACTATCTTCGCAGTATCGGTATCAAACGTGTCTATTATAAATGTATCCCATGGATTTATCACCGTTTTCCTGCAGAGGAAGATCTTTATGCCTTGTATCATGTTTGTAAGGCTAGAATGGTGGCAAGGGATTATTCTACGAATATCTTCCTGAGAGCCGGACTGCGCTGGGAACGTGTACGTCGCCGTGGGGTGGTGAGGGCTCAGAAGGCTGGTCTTACCGTAAGACGTTCTGACCATTACGCAGATTTCTGGAAAGTTCTTTCTGATAATCTGGGTAATAAATATGGTATCAAGCCAGTGCATTCTCTTCAGGAGATTGAGCTGCTGAGAAGTCGTTTTCCTGAGAATATCATTCTTTATGAAGCCGTGAAGGATGGGCAGGTCATAGCTGGCGTCGTGCTTTATCTCTCGTCTCAGGTTGTTCATGCACAGTATAGCTCGGCAACGCCCGAGGGAAAGAGTCTGGGAGCGATCGACCTAATCTATGAACAAATCATGCTTCACGACTATGTCAATTATCCCTATTTTGACTTCGGACGCTCCACGGAGAATCCGGATGGTAGCGGTCTTAATGAATCTCTGGCATTCCAAAAAGAGGGATTTGGCGGACGTGGTTTGTGCTATGATATCTATGAATACGACCTTTAG
- a CDS encoding branched-chain amino acid aminotransferase, producing the protein MKDLDWKNLSFGYRPTDYNVRCYYRDGKWGEIEVCSDEYLKLHMAATCLHYGQEAFEGLKAYRCKDGKVRTFRVKDNAERLQSTCRGIMMPEVPTELFTEMVNKVVRLNQEWIPTYESGATLYIRPLLIGTSAQVGVHPAKEYCFLIFVTPVGPYFKGGFSSNPYVIVRDYDRSAPLGTGKYKVGGNYAASLFANNLAHEKGYACEFYLDAKEKKYIDECGAANFFGIKNNTYVTPKSTSILPSITNRSLMQVAEDLGLKVERRQIPEEELETFEEAGACGTAAVISPISYIDDLDTGKRYSFGDQPGPISKKLYDTLRGIQYGEIEDKHGWTNVVIE; encoded by the coding sequence ATGAAAGACCTAGACTGGAAAAACCTTTCCTTCGGCTACAGGCCGACCGATTACAATGTCCGTTGCTATTATCGCGACGGAAAGTGGGGAGAAATTGAAGTATGTTCTGACGAGTATCTGAAGCTGCATATGGCAGCAACCTGTCTGCACTACGGACAGGAGGCTTTCGAAGGTTTGAAGGCATACCGCTGTAAAGACGGTAAGGTACGCACATTCCGCGTAAAGGACAACGCTGAGCGCCTGCAGTCAACCTGTCGTGGTATCATGATGCCCGAGGTTCCCACAGAACTGTTCACCGAGATGGTTAACAAAGTAGTTCGTCTGAATCAGGAGTGGATTCCCACCTATGAGAGTGGTGCTACACTGTATATCCGTCCTCTGCTGATTGGTACTAGCGCACAGGTAGGCGTACATCCCGCCAAGGAGTATTGCTTCCTGATTTTCGTAACACCCGTAGGCCCATACTTCAAGGGTGGTTTCTCAAGCAATCCATACGTCATCGTTCGTGATTATGACCGCAGTGCTCCTTTGGGTACAGGTAAATATAAGGTAGGTGGAAACTATGCAGCCAGTCTCTTTGCCAACAATCTGGCTCATGAGAAGGGTTATGCTTGCGAGTTCTATCTGGATGCCAAGGAAAAGAAATACATCGACGAGTGCGGCGCTGCCAACTTCTTTGGTATTAAGAACAACACATACGTGACACCAAAGTCAACCTCTATCCTACCCTCTATCACCAACCGTTCACTGATGCAGGTGGCTGAAGACTTAGGCCTGAAGGTTGAGCGTCGCCAGATTCCTGAAGAGGAACTGGAAACTTTCGAGGAGGCTGGTGCATGCGGAACAGCAGCAGTTATCTCACCTATTTCATATATAGATGACCTTGATACGGGCAAGCGCTATTCATTCGGCGATCAGCCTGGTCCAATCTCCAAGAAGCTGTATGACACTCTGCGTGGCATCCAGTATGGCGAGATTGAAGATAAGCACGGTTGGACAAATGTAGTCATTGAGTAA
- the purT gene encoding formate-dependent phosphoribosylglycinamide formyltransferase, producing MKKILLLGSGELGKEFVIAAMRAGQYVIACDRYDNAPAMQVADEREVFNMLDGDALEAVVKKHQPDIIVPEIEAIRTERLFQLEEQGIQVVPSARAVNFTMNRRAIRDLASKELGLRTAKYFYAKTFDEFKAAADEIGFPCVVKPLMSSSGHGQSYVHNDDELEQAFREAMEGSRGDVKEVIIEEFIDFDSEFTLLTVTQKNGWPTLFCPPIGHVQKSGDYRESWQPYKISDEALKQAQMMADKVTKALTGAGIWGVEFFLTKQGEVIFSELSPRPHDTGMVTLGHTTNLSEFELHFRAVMGLPIAGIHLEHAGASAVILSPKEASTPVDRSLLDYNLEDALKEDRTRIRIFGKPEAHKGRRMGVVLCYGEVGDDIDALREKAKRLAKTVLGTDPYAKLRD from the coding sequence ATGAAGAAGATATTATTGTTAGGCTCAGGAGAACTGGGCAAGGAGTTCGTAATTGCCGCTATGCGTGCTGGTCAGTATGTCATTGCTTGTGATCGCTATGACAATGCACCTGCTATGCAGGTAGCCGACGAGCGTGAAGTGTTTAATATGCTTGATGGCGATGCGCTGGAGGCTGTGGTGAAAAAACATCAGCCTGACATCATCGTACCTGAGATTGAGGCTATCCGTACCGAACGTCTTTTCCAGTTAGAGGAACAGGGCATTCAGGTTGTTCCTTCTGCCCGTGCTGTGAATTTCACGATGAACCGTCGTGCAATTCGCGATTTGGCATCAAAGGAATTGGGCTTGCGTACGGCAAAATATTTTTATGCTAAGACATTTGATGAGTTCAAGGCTGCTGCCGATGAGATTGGCTTCCCCTGTGTAGTGAAACCATTGATGTCGTCAAGTGGTCATGGACAGAGTTATGTTCATAACGATGATGAACTGGAACAGGCTTTCCGCGAGGCAATGGAAGGCAGTCGTGGTGATGTAAAGGAAGTGATTATCGAAGAGTTTATCGACTTCGATTCAGAGTTCACCTTGCTCACCGTTACTCAGAAGAATGGATGGCCTACATTGTTCTGTCCTCCTATCGGACATGTTCAGAAATCGGGCGACTACCGTGAATCATGGCAGCCATATAAGATTTCTGATGAGGCTTTGAAACAGGCTCAGATGATGGCTGATAAGGTAACGAAAGCCCTGACGGGAGCCGGAATTTGGGGCGTAGAGTTCTTCCTTACCAAACAGGGAGAGGTTATCTTCAGCGAACTGTCACCCCGTCCACATGATACCGGTATGGTGACATTGGGTCATACTACCAATCTCTCTGAGTTTGAACTGCATTTCCGTGCCGTGATGGGGCTGCCTATTGCCGGCATCCATTTAGAGCATGCAGGTGCTTCGGCTGTTATCCTTTCTCCAAAGGAGGCTTCTACACCTGTTGACCGTTCTTTGCTCGACTATAATCTTGAGGATGCTTTGAAGGAAGATCGTACGCGTATCCGTATCTTCGGTAAACCCGAGGCTCACAAAGGCCGTCGCATGGGTGTTGTCCTGTGCTATGGTGAGGTGGGTGACGATATTGATGCTTTGCGTGAAAAAGCCAAGCGTCTGGCAAAGACTGTATTAGGTACTGATCCTTATGCAAAACTTAGAGATTAG
- a CDS encoding S8 family peptidase, translating to MKQTTCFLIVLLWSFTMFAAKIKYPGKKTFIYRYALIDKASTEFTLDQPLQFLSQKSLERRQRQGLSVDSTDLPVCKQYIRQFHRKGIHIIGTSRWQNTILASSSDSLLLASLDTLSIVRKSTCVFVSPDSIEHPGDIRWNVHEDFNRWDSVKNDPYGMARQQIETLEGIFLHEMGYRGKGITIAVLDGGFQNYKRIPAFKRTNILGTHDFIKPREDKKYGAFESIDHGTKVLSAMAAYAPEVTIGTAPEASYWLLRCEDPLTEQPVEEDYWTMAVEMADSLGADIINSSLGYYAFENGQGNYRLQDLDGQTAFISRSASLLAQKGMILCNSAGNSGMGQWKKISVPADAHNILTVGAIDRNRLLAAFSSIGPSQDGRIKPDVVAQGAPTVLLSGRGTLVHDMGTSFSTPLICGLVACLWQALPEKTASEIMEIVRRSANQYHEPTNILGYGIPNFRQAYNNNRTH from the coding sequence ATGAAACAAACGACATGCTTTCTAATCGTACTCCTATGGAGCTTTACGATGTTTGCAGCAAAAATAAAATATCCAGGAAAAAAGACCTTCATCTACCGCTATGCGCTCATTGACAAAGCGTCAACGGAATTTACGTTGGACCAACCCTTACAATTCCTGTCCCAGAAAAGTCTGGAGAGACGTCAACGCCAAGGCCTGAGCGTTGATTCCACTGACCTGCCCGTATGCAAACAGTATATCAGGCAATTCCACAGAAAAGGAATTCACATTATTGGTACTAGCAGATGGCAGAACACAATACTCGCAAGTTCTTCCGACTCACTGTTGTTGGCTAGCCTCGACACACTGTCTATCGTCAGGAAGAGCACATGCGTATTTGTCTCACCCGACTCAATCGAACACCCAGGAGACATCCGTTGGAATGTGCACGAGGACTTCAATCGCTGGGACTCCGTGAAAAACGACCCATACGGCATGGCCCGTCAGCAAATTGAAACGTTGGAAGGTATCTTTCTGCATGAGATGGGATACAGAGGTAAAGGCATTACCATTGCCGTACTAGACGGTGGTTTTCAGAACTATAAACGCATCCCTGCCTTTAAAAGAACCAATATCCTTGGCACGCACGATTTCATTAAGCCACGAGAAGACAAAAAATATGGCGCATTTGAGAGCATTGACCACGGAACAAAGGTTCTTTCCGCAATGGCAGCCTATGCGCCAGAGGTCACTATTGGCACTGCACCAGAAGCCTCCTACTGGCTATTGCGGTGTGAGGACCCACTCACCGAACAGCCTGTAGAAGAGGACTATTGGACGATGGCTGTAGAAATGGCAGACTCATTAGGAGCCGATATCATCAATTCATCCTTGGGCTACTATGCCTTTGAGAACGGGCAAGGCAATTATCGTCTTCAGGATTTAGACGGACAAACGGCATTCATCTCACGCTCTGCCTCCCTGTTGGCTCAGAAAGGCATGATTCTCTGCAATTCCGCTGGCAACTCTGGTATGGGACAGTGGAAGAAGATCAGTGTACCTGCAGATGCTCACAACATCCTGACTGTTGGAGCTATTGACAGGAACCGCCTTTTGGCTGCATTCTCAAGCATTGGCCCGTCTCAAGACGGACGTATCAAGCCCGATGTAGTAGCACAAGGCGCCCCCACCGTATTACTATCAGGAAGAGGCACATTGGTACACGACATGGGAACATCGTTTTCGACTCCGCTGATCTGCGGATTGGTGGCATGTTTATGGCAAGCACTACCAGAGAAAACCGCATCAGAAATCATGGAGATTGTACGACGCAGTGCCAATCAATATCATGAGCCAACCAACATTCTGGGCTATGGTATTCCTAATTTCCGTCAGGCTTATAACAACAACCGAACCCATTAA
- a CDS encoding AAA family ATPase, protein MDKKIIINIGRQVCAGGLEIGKLLADEFQAKYYDRELLNLAAKESGFSEEFFKQSDERKGFLRSFFHLSYGNSWGGGSNFYQSNFSQESLFKFQSDAIIKAAQESSCIFVGRCADYVLRDFDNVVNVFITASIESRANLFMKEKNVTYDEAVKRIQHVESRRASYYNYYTGKQWGHASSYDLCIDSSAIGSAETARLIAEFARKKLKL, encoded by the coding sequence ATGGACAAAAAGATAATCATTAACATTGGTCGTCAGGTGTGTGCTGGCGGATTGGAAATCGGAAAGCTACTGGCTGATGAGTTCCAAGCCAAATACTATGACCGCGAACTGCTGAATCTGGCTGCTAAGGAAAGCGGATTTTCAGAGGAGTTCTTTAAACAGAGCGATGAGCGAAAGGGCTTCTTGCGTTCGTTCTTCCACTTGTCCTATGGAAATAGCTGGGGTGGCGGCAGTAACTTTTATCAGAGCAATTTCTCGCAGGAGAGTTTGTTTAAGTTCCAAAGTGATGCCATTATCAAGGCGGCTCAGGAAAGTTCGTGTATTTTCGTGGGACGTTGTGCCGATTATGTGTTGCGTGATTTTGATAATGTGGTCAACGTATTTATTACGGCTTCTATCGAATCAAGGGCGAATCTTTTTATGAAGGAAAAGAACGTGACGTATGATGAGGCTGTCAAACGCATTCAGCATGTAGAGAGCCGTCGTGCATCTTATTATAATTACTATACGGGAAAGCAGTGGGGACATGCATCCAGTTATGATCTCTGCATAGATTCCAGTGCCATAGGCTCAGCAGAGACCGCCCGCCTAATAGCAGAATTTGCCAGAAAGAAACTTAAACTATAA
- a CDS encoding MATE family efflux transporter, whose product MDNKQKALELGQKPVGQLLWQYALPAMVAMVASSLYNIIDRSVIGQVVGPEAIAGLGITFPFMNLGAAFGAAVGVGASTCISVKLGQRDYATAQHLLGNTVTLNTIVGFLFMAVSLIFLDPILRFFGASDVTLPYAREFMQVILLGNMVTHMYFGMNAVLRAAGKPRHAMYATLFTVGCNIVLVMAFVWLFRWGIRGAALATVVSQSFALCWQMWILSDKRELLHLKRGIYRLKADLVRNIIAIGVSPFLMQSTSCVIVIFMNNQFVRYGGDMAVGAYSIANSMVMVFFMFVMGVTQGMQPIVGYNYGAQKSDRMMRCLWLSIAVATSILLCGWALSMLFPREMARIFTTDPVLLEMAAHGIVLDMLVFFVVGSQAVITNFFQCIGKVKISIFLSLARQLIFLLPMAYIFPLFWDLDGVWYAMPASDFIAFSFTIPILIWHIRKFKSYGQKDNH is encoded by the coding sequence ATGGATAATAAACAGAAAGCATTAGAACTAGGTCAGAAGCCTGTTGGGCAATTGTTGTGGCAGTATGCCTTGCCTGCAATGGTGGCAATGGTGGCCAGTTCGCTGTATAATATCATCGACCGTTCGGTTATCGGACAAGTGGTAGGCCCTGAGGCTATCGCTGGTCTGGGTATCACTTTCCCCTTTATGAATCTGGGTGCTGCTTTTGGCGCAGCCGTAGGTGTGGGCGCATCAACGTGTATCAGTGTGAAATTAGGGCAGCGTGATTATGCTACTGCTCAGCATCTGCTTGGTAATACGGTAACGCTGAATACCATTGTGGGCTTCCTGTTCATGGCAGTCAGCCTGATATTCCTTGATCCGATTCTTCGTTTCTTTGGTGCGTCTGATGTTACATTGCCTTATGCCCGTGAGTTCATGCAGGTCATCCTCTTGGGAAATATGGTGACCCACATGTATTTCGGTATGAATGCCGTACTTCGTGCGGCGGGAAAACCGCGCCATGCTATGTATGCTACGTTATTTACCGTAGGGTGTAACATCGTGCTGGTCATGGCTTTTGTTTGGTTGTTCCGCTGGGGCATTCGAGGAGCTGCTTTGGCAACAGTGGTATCGCAGTCTTTTGCACTTTGCTGGCAGATGTGGATACTTAGTGACAAGCGTGAACTGCTTCATCTGAAACGGGGTATTTATCGCTTGAAGGCTGACCTGGTACGAAATATTATAGCTATTGGCGTATCTCCATTCCTGATGCAAAGCACCTCGTGTGTCATCGTGATTTTCATGAACAACCAGTTCGTGCGTTATGGCGGCGATATGGCTGTGGGTGCATATTCTATAGCTAACTCAATGGTCATGGTGTTCTTTATGTTCGTGATGGGCGTTACGCAGGGAATGCAGCCCATTGTGGGGTATAACTATGGAGCACAGAAGTCTGACCGCATGATGCGCTGCTTGTGGCTGTCTATCGCTGTGGCTACCTCTATACTGCTGTGCGGATGGGCACTGTCAATGTTATTCCCCAGAGAGATGGCTCGCATCTTTACCACCGATCCTGTGTTGCTTGAAATGGCTGCTCATGGTATCGTGCTTGACATGTTGGTGTTCTTCGTGGTGGGCTCGCAGGCTGTCATCACTAATTTCTTCCAGTGTATTGGTAAGGTGAAAATCAGTATATTCCTATCGCTGGCGCGCCAACTCATCTTCCTATTACCCATGGCCTATATCTTTCCGCTGTTCTGGGATCTTGATGGCGTGTGGTATGCAATGCCTGCCAGTGACTTTATCGCATTTTCCTTTACTATCCCCATATTGATATGGCATATTCGTAAATTCAAGTCTTATGGACAAAAAGATAATCATTAA
- the xseA gene encoding exodeoxyribonuclease VII large subunit, whose translation MDAYSLLELNSMVRQSIEHTMNQEYWVEAELSECRENRGHCFMELIQKEEHSNTPIARASAKCWQSTWGMIGPYFERTTGQPLHAGLKVRLQVYPQFHEAYGFSWIITDIDPTFTLGDMARRRQEIIRQLKEEGIFDLQKDLTLPLFCLNIAVISSQSAAGYGDFVNQLADSPYDFHTQLFPAIMQGEQVEESIIQALNAIYNSCANQQTSAFDCVVIIRGGGATADLSGFDALQLAENVAQYPLPIITGIGHDRDESILDMVSNTRVKTPTAAAQLLISHLDSTALRIDTCGERINTFFSLLKTREEARIDKLSSYLSPLIFHLLEREQHKLEMLEQRAKALDPALLLKRGYSITLHNGHLLRNAAEVKPGTELETRLEQGTIISIVK comes from the coding sequence ATGGACGCTTATTCACTCTTAGAGCTCAACAGCATGGTGCGCCAGTCCATTGAGCACACCATGAACCAAGAATACTGGGTCGAAGCAGAACTATCTGAATGCAGAGAGAACAGAGGCCATTGTTTTATGGAACTCATTCAGAAAGAAGAACATAGCAACACGCCCATAGCGCGAGCCTCAGCCAAATGCTGGCAAAGCACATGGGGTATGATAGGTCCTTATTTCGAACGAACCACAGGTCAGCCACTTCATGCCGGACTGAAAGTGAGGCTACAAGTTTATCCCCAGTTTCATGAAGCATACGGTTTTTCTTGGATTATCACCGATATCGACCCCACCTTCACATTGGGCGATATGGCACGACGCAGACAGGAAATCATCCGTCAACTCAAAGAAGAGGGCATCTTTGACCTGCAGAAAGATCTGACACTACCGCTTTTTTGCCTCAATATCGCTGTCATCTCCAGTCAGTCTGCTGCTGGCTATGGTGACTTTGTCAACCAACTGGCCGACTCGCCTTATGATTTCCATACCCAGCTCTTTCCCGCTATCATGCAAGGTGAACAGGTAGAAGAGAGCATTATCCAGGCACTCAATGCCATTTACAATTCATGCGCGAATCAACAGACATCTGCCTTTGATTGCGTCGTGATTATACGAGGGGGTGGTGCTACAGCAGACCTGTCGGGCTTCGATGCCCTGCAATTAGCAGAAAACGTAGCCCAATACCCCCTGCCCATCATCACAGGCATTGGACACGACCGCGATGAATCCATCCTTGATATGGTGAGCAACACGCGAGTGAAGACACCTACTGCAGCTGCGCAACTGCTCATTTCTCATCTAGACAGCACCGCTCTGCGCATTGACACTTGTGGTGAGCGTATCAACACATTCTTCTCACTGTTAAAGACACGCGAAGAAGCACGTATCGACAAACTGTCCTCTTATCTCTCACCACTCATTTTCCACCTTTTAGAGCGCGAGCAACATAAGTTGGAAATGCTGGAGCAGAGAGCAAAAGCACTTGACCCAGCCCTACTGTTGAAACGCGGCTACAGCATCACCTTACACAACGGACATCTACTACGGAATGCCGCAGAAGTGAAACCTGGAACAGAATTAGAAACCCGCCTGGAACAAGGCACAATCATATCTATAGTAAAATGA
- a CDS encoding metallophosphoesterase family protein, translating to MKRIGIISDTHSYWDDKYLYYFEPCDEIWHAGDIGSVEVADRLAEFRPFRAVCGNCDGGDLRLMYREMNRFKCEDVDVLIKHIGGYPGNYDHSVMRTLYTNPPQLFIAGHSHILKVKYDPTLKMLHINPGAAGLQGWHKERTLVRLTIDGSTFKDMEVITLEDPRRR from the coding sequence ATGAAAAGAATCGGCATCATCAGCGATACACACAGCTACTGGGACGATAAGTACCTGTACTATTTCGAACCTTGCGACGAGATTTGGCATGCGGGGGATATCGGCAGTGTGGAGGTGGCCGACCGTTTGGCGGAGTTCCGTCCGTTTAGGGCTGTCTGCGGTAATTGCGATGGTGGCGACCTGCGACTGATGTATCGTGAGATGAATCGTTTTAAGTGTGAGGATGTGGATGTACTTATCAAACATATAGGCGGTTATCCTGGCAACTATGATCATTCTGTGATGCGGACACTCTATACAAATCCGCCACAGTTGTTTATTGCAGGACACTCGCATATACTGAAAGTGAAATACGACCCAACACTGAAGATGCTTCATATAAATCCAGGGGCAGCAGGACTGCAGGGATGGCATAAGGAACGAACGTTGGTCCGACTTACTATCGACGGCTCCACGTTTAAGGATATGGAGGTGATAACCCTTGAAGATCCACGTAGAAGATGA
- the rfbB gene encoding dTDP-glucose 4,6-dehydratase has translation MSMKNIVITGGAGFIGSHVVRLFVNKYPEYHIINLDKLTYAGNLANLKDIENAPNYEFVKMDICDFDAFYKLMQDKKVDGIIHLAAESHVDRSIKDPFTFARTNVMGTLSLLQAAKLYWESLPEKYEGKRFYHISTDEVYGALELTHPEGIEPPFTTTASSAEHHLAYGDKFFLETTKYNPHSPYSASKASSDHFVRAFHDTYGMPVVVTNCSNNYGPYQFPEKLIPLFINNIRHRKPLPVYGKGENVRDWLYVVDHARAIDLIFHKGKIADTYNIGGFNEWKNIDIIKVLINTVDRLLGRKEGEDMDLITYVTDRAGHDLRYAIDSSKLQRELGWEPSLQFEEGIEKTVRWYLDNQEWLDNVTSGDYQKYYDNMYKDR, from the coding sequence ATGAGTATGAAGAACATTGTCATTACCGGTGGTGCAGGCTTCATTGGAAGTCATGTGGTGCGCCTTTTCGTAAACAAGTATCCGGAGTATCATATTATCAATCTGGATAAACTGACCTATGCAGGTAATCTGGCTAATCTCAAGGATATTGAGAATGCACCAAACTATGAGTTCGTGAAGATGGATATCTGCGACTTTGATGCATTCTATAAATTGATGCAGGATAAAAAGGTTGATGGTATCATCCATCTGGCTGCCGAGAGTCATGTGGACCGTTCTATCAAGGATCCTTTCACTTTTGCGCGTACTAACGTGATGGGTACTCTCTCACTTCTTCAGGCTGCAAAACTCTATTGGGAGAGCCTGCCAGAGAAGTATGAAGGCAAGCGTTTCTATCATATCTCTACCGATGAGGTGTATGGCGCTCTTGAGCTGACACATCCAGAGGGTATTGAGCCTCCATTTACTACGACGGCTTCTTCTGCTGAGCATCATTTGGCTTATGGCGATAAGTTCTTCCTGGAGACTACGAAGTATAATCCTCACTCACCATATTCAGCATCAAAGGCTTCCAGTGACCATTTCGTACGTGCTTTCCACGATACTTACGGAATGCCGGTGGTGGTGACCAACTGCTCGAATAACTATGGTCCTTATCAGTTTCCAGAGAAACTGATACCTCTTTTTATTAATAACATCCGTCATCGTAAGCCTCTGCCTGTTTATGGTAAGGGCGAGAACGTGCGCGACTGGCTCTATGTGGTAGACCATGCCCGTGCTATCGATTTGATTTTCCATAAAGGAAAGATTGCCGACACCTATAATATCGGTGGATTTAATGAGTGGAAGAACATAGATATCATCAAGGTGCTTATCAATACCGTAGACCGTCTCCTCGGACGTAAGGAGGGTGAGGATATGGATCTTATCACATACGTTACCGACCGTGCCGGTCACGACCTGCGTTATGCTATCGATTCGTCCAAGTTGCAGCGTGAGCTTGGTTGGGAACCCTCTCTCCAGTTTGAGGAAGGTATCGAGAAAACCGTTCGTTGGTATCTTGACAACCAGGAGTGGCTGGATAATGTAACTAGCGGTGACTATCAGAAGTATTACGATAATATGTATAAGGATAGATAA